Proteins encoded by one window of Lathyrus oleraceus cultivar Zhongwan6 chromosome 1, CAAS_Psat_ZW6_1.0, whole genome shotgun sequence:
- the LOC127110525 gene encoding protein MAIN-LIKE 1 — MPFGEMSITLDDVACLLHLPIRGIFWSPQDVTEELAVELAVDYLGVSQGQAQSHVRSCRGSYYKLEWLYDIFVHHRAASSWAYATRAYLLMLVGSTIFADKTFTLVEARYLLLFRDLDGCSGYSWGAAALVTLYRYLGDASMYSCKQLGGYPTLLQCWIHEYFPTVGKRGENWNPAGNCGLPRAMRWSYRWGVLKVDDLRPILDELTPTDAIWRPFEDHRAWQYVPSPPLDCMMVTNIDVDWISYHQSVVDVIGSSTVATTPSEVEDGYLEWYYRVSHPRLVSPHRDAPREVPVPVYDVGPSDPDWARELLKMPPLKNQKPLEKL, encoded by the exons atgccgtttggtgaaatgagcattactttagaTGATGTCGCATGTCTACTTCACTTGCCCATTAGGGGTATCTTTtggagtcctcaggatgtgaCTGAAGAGCTAGCTGTTGAACTTGCTGTTGACTACCTAGGAGTGTCACAGGGTCAGGCACAGTCACATGTTCGGAGCTGTAGGGGGTCGTATTacaagttggagtggttatatGATATATTCGTACATCATAGAGCTGCTTccagctgggcatatgcgactagagcatatctattgatgttggtgggttccaccatatttgctgataagacatttacacttgtagaggcacgatacctcctcctgtttagggacttggatggatgttcaggatatagttggggagcagctgcactagttaccctctaccgatatcttggagatgcgtccatgtacagttgcaaacaactcggtggatatcctactctcctacag tgttggattcacgagtattttccaactgttggaaaaagaggggagaattggaaTCCTGCTGGAAACTGTGGTCTTCcccgagcgatgagatggtcgtATAGATGGGGAGTCCTGAAGGTCgatgatttacgacctattttggacgagctgacacctaCCGACGCCATCTGGCgaccatttgaggatcatagagcatg gcagtatgttccatccccacctctgGATTGTATGATGGTGACGaatattgatgttgattggatcaGTTACCATCAGAGTGTTGTCGATGTGATCGGTTCATCTACCgtggccaccactccatctgagGTAGAAGACggttatctggagtggtattatcgtgtttcccatCCACGGTTGGTCTCTCCCCATCGTGACGCTCCTAGAGAGGTACCCGTTCCTGTATATGACGTCGGGCCATCTGATCCTgattgggctcgt GAACTATTGAAAATGCCACCACTTAAAAATCAAAAACCACTTGAGAAACTTTAG